The window CCTTTGCATTTCGGGATCTTCATTTTGTCAGCCTCCTGGTCTTACACATCCTCCTATTTGTATCTCAGGAACTCCAGACTATGAACCATTATGTGGACGGCCCCATGGACTCCGAATGGATCAGGATGGTAACTTGATTGTGGCAGATTCTTATTTAGGCCTGTACAAAGTCAATCCAAGGACAGGAGAGAAAACCCTCCTGCTATCGAGTGAAAAAGGTGATGCTACAGATAGTGGGGAAATAGATTGATCTTGGGTTTGGTCCTCATGTTTATGTATAAATTTGAAGAGCAAGACACTTTAATCAGTTGAGATCAGTACTAGTGAGTGTGGGGACTGGGGCCGATTGAAAGCCCATtggctttatatttttatggtttgtttaaaaaatagaaaacaaaagcaattttatttgtCAGAGGCTTTTGGTTTGGTATGTGTTATGTTGAGCTGCAACCTGAACATATCTCCCTGGAAATGAAAGTAATTTGGAGCTTGGACTTTAGCTTGGGACAAATGAAGGATAGTGATAGCATTAACTATGAGATTTGGAATTGCAATGTCTGAAATCTTAAGCTTGTGTGGATCTGAATAATTTTGAACACTTGGTGGTTTTGTACTTATTTTAACTAGTAGTCATCTTTATTAACCAGGTGTGGATGGGCTGCCTTTCAAATTCCTAAATGGATTagaaatatcaaagaaaaatttgatttattttacgGATTCAAGCAGCAAGTGGGAAAGACGGTATCACAAATACGAGGTGAGATGAGGTAATCTTTGTAACCATTTGTTCAGACAGTTTGAGTGTTAATTTTTGTGCTGGCAGCACTGTGTGCTAGGCTGCAGAAgagacaaattttttttttccgatTGTGCTTGTGTGTTTTAGCTAAGCATGCTATGAATGCAGCCTGTTTGAGCCCTAAGGCAGAGGATGGGCTGTGCTATTCTGTAACTGCTCTTccggaaaaaaaaccctttccagTATAACTACCCAAATAAATTGTCATGTGATACACTAGTCTGGATTTTTACAGCATGTTAGTTTCCTCCCCGGTATCTTGTCTACAAGCTGCTCTTATACTGCTGTAAATACAAGGTGGCAAATTGCTGGTCTACTTGAAGGTGTAGTAATAGCCTTTGAGACAAACTTTATCTAGAACAAACTGATTGTAAAGCTGAAATTCAGTGAGGTCACAGAAACAAAGTTTGCACTGACTCTCATCTTTATTACCAGAACTGTGGATAAAATTAAGCATggagaaaaatcagattaaGGGAAACATATTTAAGGGGTGGGAATTGAGATCCAAGTTattatagggaaaaaaaaaaagagaatggtTGAAATCTCTAATGTGCCACTTGCTGTTTCTTAGAGCTATCAGAATTATTGTTTGGTAGTACATCATCTTTGCcattcagtatttcagaattgACAAAGGGTTGTCAGTACAAATGACaaacataaagacagtttcctCTTCACAGAGCTTATGTTTATATAACTCAAAGCTGCCCCGCAGATTTTTAGCAGAAGAAACTTACTCAAATTATTTCATACCACAAGTAAAATGTCTGCCGTTTACTTGCTTTAGCAAAACACTCGTGAATGCTTTCTGGTTTGATTTGAAGAAGTTGCAATTGTTCACAGAAGCCTGATAAGCCTCAATATTTCACTAAAGCAGGAACTGCAGAATAACGTATTTTGAACTCTGGGCTTTATAACCCCCAAGTTCCTCTGGTTTTTGCAAGAATGCTGTGATCAGCCTGGGAAAGGACACGAGCAGAATCCTTTGCTCCTTTAGTGGTGCAAGCCTATTGTTTTTATAAAGATGCCCTCTGCCATTCTGTAAACTCTGCTTTTATCTAATTCATGTTAATATGTCTTctgattattttctgttctaattGAAACCAGGTATTTTGATAGCCTAGTTTTTCATTAGATGTATTGATTAAGGTAATTGAAACAAACCATCTTGGTCGCCTCTTGGCCTATGACCCTGTAACAAGAACAGGAAGAACAGTGCTCAGTGGCTTGTACATGGCAAATGGGATTGCGCTGTCTCCCTATGAAGATTACATATTAATAGCAGAAACCAGCATATGTAGAATCACACGGTATGTTCAACATCATTCTTTTCCTAGACATAAAATATTACGTTAGTTTATATTACATGTTCTTAATCAATTGgtaaacatttttatgttattttcctggttttccttgcttttctaaaaatttGAACTGAAGATGTGCGGTTAACAGGGTTGCTATTGGAagcttaaattacttttttctgttgcaAGAGTCGTAGGGTTTTAGTTAATTCTAGGTAGAGATTAACAGTTGCTCTTTCCACTGCCAAATGTCTTTTATACCAATTTACTGATATATTGAGCCCTAATTCCCTCAGACTCAATTACAATTATCCTGATGACTCCGTTATTACAGTTACAACAGACCTCAGAGGACCAGTGTCACTGCATGATTATGATGATTAGCATAACATCCCATTTTAAAGGGAGTCAGTGTTTTAATagttttttatttcatggaaGGTCTAAAGTAAAATTTAATACTAGTTTTCCTTTAACAGGCACAGTTTGTATGAATAGGattttttaacagaacaagGACATAGTGTTTATGTTACATGTAGAAAGATGAGGGGTTTTGACCAATCATCATTACTCAAGTTTAGTCCTCCTTTGCATTTACTACTTCCTGCAGAgtccttttttgtattttgaaaaattcctTGCACAAAGCAAAATGATGGATCTTCCATTTTGTTAAGCTTGTTGtgttttgcagcagctgctATAACTCATATTacaaatttcctttttgcagCTATTGGGTGAGTGGAActaatgcaggaaaaaaagaagtttttgtgGACAACCTGCCTGGGTATCCAGACAACATCAGATTATCAAACACAGGCTTATACAGAGTTGGAATATCTACTACTCGCTTTCCtagtttcttttctccttttctggatGTTTTAGGACCGTATCCATTCCTGAAGAGATTTATTGCAAAGGTAACTTTGACACTGTGTAGTATTAACTATTGATGTTGcaaaaaagttgattttttaaGTATGAAAAAACTTGTTATTCTTCATTAGGAAGTAGAATAGATGACTGCTTCATCTTTACCAGCCAGCATCCCAACACATActaactttgatttttctgcaaCATTTGAGGatcgggggttttttttacatattaaaCCACAGCAGTTTTACTATAGTAGTAATATTGAGAACCCATTTATAAAAGTAGGAAAATCAGTATTGACAAAAGTAGTCCACAGCTGCAAGCTCTCAGTCCTTTGTTTATAGCAACATGATATTGTCAAGGCAGGTAAAGAACCCTTTACACAAAATACAAGGATTTTGCTGTAGGAATCAAACTCTGCAAAGTCATTCTTGCCACACAAGTGTCATGGAGCTGGTTACAACTAACCATGCTACTTTTTCTAGGAACCAGGCTGCCTTTTACTTAGAACTTGCACAGGAAAAACACTGAAGCAAGTGATTCAGTTGTGTTCCATCCTGTGTTTAGAAAATGGGTGGCTTTTAGCAGCTGGAATAAATTCGAACAACATCCATACCTTCTTGAGCAAACAGGCAGTGCCTGTACTTTAAGATTAGTAGGCAATTAGTGGACTGCCAGCTTTAGACACAGTCCAGTGGATATTATCAAAAGATAAGTGACAGCTGAATCCAGCTAGAACATCTGGAAAGCAATAGATCAGCATTGCCATTTCTTTCTAGTCATATGAtcatgtccccccccccccgaatgaAGTGTTAAcactgtgtatttctttttctaaaacagGTGACTCCTTTATCATTCTACAGCCTTCTTCTTCACAAACACGGCTTGTTCTTAGAAATCAATGATAAAGGAGACATTGTGGCAAGCTTCCATGACCCTGATGGTAGTGTCACTTGGGCTGTCAGTGATGTCTTTGAGCACGATGGGAAGGTGTATCTAGGTAAtacagagctgccttttcttgtGGTGCTACAGTAAACTTCACAGTTTTCATAAGCTGgagcatcaaaagaaaaataggagcTTTGTTTCCAGCAGCCATTAAATACTTTTCTCTACTTAATGGACAACTGCTACGTCActgaaggagaaacaaaacTTATACCACAGGGttaagcagaaatgaaaatacaatgCAGAAATACTTGGTTTAGAAGCTTGTGAAAGCCTCAGACTTAAGTAGGTTAAAGGTACCAAATCACCTTGCTCTGTAGTTCAGAAAATAGTTATgtgtacatttttaaacagttgcACAGAATCATCCAAGGAGTTCAACTCTGTAACACGGATTGAGGCGAGTTGCACATATCTTACTGTTGCTCACAGTTCCCACTTTGGAAAAAGCCTTACATAGgattttattcttcctctttcccagaAGCAGAACATACTGCTTTTAGTTATgaacagcagcttctctgttgTCTCTTTTGATAAAGTTTTCCATTTACTTAACTACATCAGTTTCCAAGGAAATATGAACAAGTACGAACACTCTCACCTCAGTGTTTCTTCCTGGTACAAAGTAGTCACATGTTGTCTTACTAGATGCTGTACATAAGGCTCCCTGTGACCATAGAAAAGTTCACTAGTGGCCATTGTTAAGTGGCAGGGTGGTAAACAGAGAACAGCTTATAAATTAGGGATTCAGTCTTTAGAAGTGTGACACAGCTTGATACTTCGGGAAGGTTTAACTGAAGTTCAGTAACAGAAAGAGAAGTTTGATAggcagtttattttttctttccccaaaagtGCAGCAGTGAACAGGGTCCTCTGGAAGGGCACTTTCTAAACAAACGTTCAAGACAGTAGAAGTTAAGTATGCTCACAACATGCTACAGCAAAGTATGCTCACATACAGAGagtaatacaaataaaattcattttaattgaatCACAATAAATGACAGCTGTTTCATTATGATGAAATATTGTATTTAGCTTGTAGAATCAGTCTTAAATTTAACTTGATTGAAAAGGTATTAGTAGTGCTTTGGATGTGTGTTTGCATGTATGTTGTCCCTGCTACAGCTTTATTCCTCAAAATGAAGAAGCCCCAGTTACTGGGCCTGTGCTGGGTAAGCAGGTACTAGCTGTATTCAGATATGCTGAAGTGCTGATACTGAACGGTTTTTGGTTTAGGATAATGTAATAAAGTTATGAACTGTATTTCTCCCTGTATAGTATCTACTTTACCAGATGAGATCATTAAAattcacagctctgcttttgttaataatgatttaaaaaaaaaattaaaaaaaaaaatcatattttaccTAAACCCAACTCTGTACCAGTAAGGCCCTTTCATTTAACAAATGCCTTTAGTAACAAGGTACAGCTACAGCCATGGTCAAATAGCATATGAAATGGCATATCCAGGAAGACCATTTAGTCTTAAAATCACTTAGTTGGGAATTAGATCTGGGTAAGAATCAAAGTTCCTtcatagtgggttttttttatttattcatcaaGGATAAGAATTAACACTGTTCATTCAAGGCTGTAAAAATACTCGGAATTAACTGCTTCATGGAAATAGACACCGGACAAGTAACAACAAACTCCTCTAAAAGCAATGGAAGGCAGACAGCTGTTGGCTCCTGTTCTTCCTTCAACCACATGCTTTTGCTGAACAGTTCTTTACTGTTAGTGGGAGTGAAGCAGATGTTTTCCTGAACTGCAATTCTCTTTTTGGTTAAGTAAGGATCgactaatttaattttgaatttcaatTTAATACAACATTTACTACCTATGGCAGATTTCAGGTATAGTGTGGTTCTGTGACAGTGAGTGTGTTAAGTTATTGAGCCTAGTTACAGACAAAATGCTTTACAGGTGTGCACAGATAACAAGAGTGGTAATTTGGGTAAAACATCTGGTCACACATACTGAATGATCTATATCAATTCTGTCATCTTTCATGTTAGTTATTAGGCAAAAAGTAAATCATTAAAAGATAATTTCCTTGTTATGGCTTAAGATCACTTTAAGAAGAGACAGTGCCCTTAACATCTCTACCCATaacagagggttttttccattaagAAGCAACAGAACACACATCACTTGCACTGAAACTTAACTCAAGTAGAAATTTTACATATGACCTAGATTTGATGGAACTGTTGAGGTTTAATGTGCAGGAATCACTGTATTTCACACTAGTCTCCACACAgctagcaaaataaaatttaaacaaagaacAAGTCTAAGTTGCTAGAATTATCTGAGCAAAACACTACATAAATGAAATTTAGGTTTAGCTCAGCATGCAAGAAAACACTTGAGAGCATGAAAAgaactttggttttgtttttaaagacaaaacagaGTCTGAAGGATATTGATGGGCAATACTAAGGCTTGAGAAACAAAGAACAGGATAAAGCTACAGTTgtagtgaaggaaaaaaagtcctgaGTACTTGAAAGCGTGTAAGTAGTTTGAGTATCCAAAAAACTTCTGCATTTATACAGATGCTCCAGCTGAAAAGTTACCTTTTGAGTATTGTCTCCAAACATTTGGTCACGCTAGAAATTTGAAACTAGTTAGATTCGAGACAAAAGGTTTACAAAATCTAACCTGTAGACCATGACAGAAGTTTGCAACTCTCAGCTATGTGAAGGACAACTTCTGTGCTTcagaattaaaagcaaagaaggtTCTACTTCTCTTACTGTAGCATTGCTTGCGTCCAGCTGGTGGATCTGTGTGTCAGGGTATGCACCTTCACAGTTTTGAAGGAGTCATGCTTTGTTGCCTACTTAATGATTACTTAGTAGAAGGTTTTATGTGACAGAAGTTGAAATCATCATGATCTCTATTTGGGTAAGATATCTGAAATAACTAACTAAAAACTAAATAGTTGTGCCACAGTTGCATTTGACAAGAGAACTATTATCTTGCCTGATAACACAGTTGATTTGCCCACAAGCAACATGAACTTGTCTCGCAAAAGATACACAATTCAGTGTTTCTAGACAGTGTTTTGCCAATGAATCTATACAGAAGTCATAGGCTAACGCAAGTGTGGGTTTAGAAAGATACTGAAGTTTGGGTGCGAGCGATGGCTGCATTTCAGATAAGCCTAATCAGAAGGTTGAAAAGACAACATCACCCTTCCCAAGGGAAATCAAGTGATAACGTACTGCAGCCAGACGTCTGACATCAGTCCTTTGGTGTGAAGGCCACTTACTGCAGGTTCTGAGCAGTTATGTCTCAACTAAAAAGCAACACTCTATGAAGCACTTAAACTGCCTAAAAACAGCCCTCTCAGCCTAACTTCTAGTGAGCaaccatttatttctttttagctaGTTTGCTCTCAAAATAATTTACCTTCAAGAATCTAATCAACATGTTAGACAATTCAAAACATTTGGAGGTTAGAGACAGAGCAACTCTGTGTATGGTGccctgggttgtttttttgtggattttttttttttttagtactacTTCTGTTCATGTATTAAAACAGACTTAAGAGTTAGCTCAAAACACAGGCACGCTTATTTGAATACTTGTTAGTCTCAGCACTCTTTAACTCACTAGGAAGCCTATATTAAACCCTAAGAGTTTTTTCAGTAGTACACAGTAACCCATTCCAGCATTTCAAACTAGAAGGGGGTTGAAGTTACATTCTTGTCTGCAAGCTACCAAAGCTGTCCTACTAAATTCATTGGTCTCATTAGAAGTGGTCTCCTTGAAAGACAGCATTTTGCATATGGATCTTAATTCTGCACAAGACACTTGCTAGTCAGCTCCTACCATTTTGACTAATGCCTTCCTACACTATTTTGGCCTAGTTTGCTATTGTCATTACACCAGCTTTGAGCTCAATACAGGAAACCTATAATTAAACGTAGCTTTTAAGAAAGTCTGTGACTCTGAATATGGGTGAGCATTACTGTGCAATAGCACCTGCCTATCTAACCTGACTCATACGCATTTACTGAttctcagaacaaaataaactgTTCAGATTCATAGGCATAGGTTCACCTCTGTGCCTGTGATATGAAAAGGTACTTGAAAGACAAAGGTGGTAATCAACTATCTGAGCAAGACAGATTAGCTGTGTCTAACAATTTAGAGTTACAGTTCAGCTGTGAAGTATACATATTGCACAAGGCAACCAGCTAAAGACAAGggtttttcttccaaacaggGTTTGAATAGCCCATTACAAGTCTTCCAGCTGCGATCAAGAGAGTTAGAGACAGACCTGCTGCAGTCACTGGAGAAACTGGTCAGTGGGAGCTGATTGCCAGAGGCTCTAAATGCCTTGTAAGGACTGTGCAGAAAACCTCCGAGCCCGAACACCGTGGTTGCTGAACATGAGCCGTGGGTCAAACCTGTACCTGTGGGAAGGAAGAGAGTCAGTGTGAGCTACAGTTTGCCTGCAGTGACCAACACTTCT of the Grus americana isolate bGruAme1 chromosome 1, bGruAme1.mat, whole genome shotgun sequence genome contains:
- the LOC129201716 gene encoding adipocyte plasma membrane-associated protein-like — encoded protein: MFPAWGFPAAVLATFASIYFLPSPIDPEPFIFEKPPPALVGSLQVNKKLQSGQRIFTGKLKGPESFTVDDEGNIYTGTVDGKLWMISGDQLHFIAQMGQNMPECGTPDYEPLCGRPHGLRMDQDGNLIVADSYLGLYKVNPRTGEKTLLLSSEKGVDGLPFKFLNGLEISKKNLIYFTDSSSKWERRYHKYEVIETNHLGRLLAYDPVTRTGRTVLSGLYMANGIALSPYEDYILIAETSICRITRYWVSGTNAGKKEVFVDNLPGYPDNIRLSNTGLYRVGISTTRFPSFFSPFLDVLGPYPFLKRFIAKVTPLSFYSLLLHKHGLFLEINDKGDIVASFHDPDGSVTWAVSDVFEHDGKVYLVSEKDVKMPINSYLETVKTNFEATQWQRVRVISCKVTCY